The Vibrio metoecus sequence TATCAAAGTTTAGTCACAGGGCGTCATCGACCAGTCGGTGAAACGGACAGTGAACTGGCATTCTGTTGGTTGCTGAATCAAATGGAACAGCGTTACCCCGAAGGTCCACAAGATTGGCCTGAGATGCTGCGTTATGTTGCGCAGTGTTGTGATGAGCTTAGAGCTCTCGGTGTCTTTAATATGCTGCTGTCTAATGGCGAATATGTGATGGCGTATTGCACCAATCATTTGTATTGGATTACTCGCCGAGCCCCATTTGGCCGTGCAGCACTGCTCGATGAAGATGTCGAGATCAATTTCCAAGAAGAGACCACGCCGAATGATGTGGTGTCGGTGATTGCCACTCAACCGTTAACCGGTAATGAAACATGGCAACGGATGAAGCCGGGACAATTCGCGTTTTTCCATTTTGGAGAACGGATTGAAGACAATGCCCATTTGTTGATGGAGGTGGATTTTGCACCGAGTCGACCCGGATGTCAGGCGCCAACCTAACCACTCGACTAAGCGATAGATATTCCTATTGGCAACACCACGTGTTTCGGGGATGTCGTTTGGAAATTAAAGAATGGAATAAAAAAAGAAAGGGTTGAATCATTTCAACCCTTTTTCGATTTGAGATTATTCGGCCGCATAACCGTGCATGCCGAGCGCTTCACCATCCAGATAAGCTTTACCGTCTTTCATTGCTAAACGCTCTTCGACAAACCATTTCACGACAAGTGGGTAGATGCGATGCTCTTGATCCTGCACGCGCGCCGTGAGCTCATCGACCGTATCTTCTTCGAAAATAGGTACTTTGGCCTGCAAAATCACTGGACCGCCATCCAATTGTTCGGTGACAAAATGTACGCTCGTGCCATGTTCTTCATCGCCCGCGTGGATAGCACGTTGATAAGTATTTAGCCCGGATACTTTGGCAGTAACGAAGGGTGGATATTGATCATACGCCCCAAATAGTGGCGAACAAATTCACTACTGAGAATGCGCATGTAACCTGCGAGGACCACTAAGTCAGGCGCAAACTTATCCATCTGCTCCATCAATGCAGCATCAAAGGCATCACGAGTTTCGTAAGCTTTGGGATCAATAAAACAGGCGGCTGCGCCAGCCTGTTTTGCGCGTTCTAAACCGTAAGCTGTTGCTTTATTGGAAAACACAGCCGTCACTTTGCCATCTTGAATACTGGTTTCACAAGCATCAATGATCGCTTGCAGGTTGGTTCCGTTTCCCGAAATTAAAACAACAATACTCTTCATGCTTAGTTGATCTCTACCTGTGCTTCGCTGCTATTGGCGGCTGCGATTTCGCCGATCACCCATGCATTTTCGCCTTCCGCTTGGAGTAGAGCGACGGCTGCATCGGCTTGATCCTTTGGCAGAGCAATGATCAAACCGACACCACAGTTGAAAGTACGGTACATTTCGTGAGTGGTCACGTTACCTTTTTCTTGTAGCCATTGGAAAATGACTGGCCATTCCCAGCTCTTACCATCGATTACGGCTTTCGTACCTTCTGGCAGTACGCGTGGAATGTTTTCCCAGAAACCACCGCCAGTAATGTGAGAGATTGCGTGAATATCGTGTTCAGCAATCAGCTTTAAGCCTGACTTGATGTAAATCTTGGTCGGTGCGAGTAAGTGCTCACCAATGGTTTTGCCTGCTAAAAGCTCATTCTTATCGGCTTTAGAGACTTCTAAAATCTTACGTACCAGCGAGTAACCGTTGGAGTGTGGGCCGCTAGAGCCAACTGCAATTAGCGCGTCACCAACTTGTACTTTGCTGCCGTCGATGATCTCTTCTTTTTCAACCACGCCGACACAAAAGCCAGCCACGTCGTAGTCTTCACCTTCGTACATGCCTGGCATTTCAGCGGTTTCGCCACCAATCAGCGCACAACCTGCTTGCAAACAGCCATCGGCAATGCCGGAAATGACTTCGGCTGCAGTATCCACATCCAGCTTGCCAGTCGCGTAATAATCGAGGAAAAACAGCGGCTCAGCACCTTGAACAATCAGATCGTTAACGCACATAGCAACGAGATCGATACCGATGGTGTCATGTTTTTTCATATCCAGTGCGAGACGCAGTTTGGTACCTACGCCGTCTGTACCAGAGACTAAAACTGGGTGTTTGTATTTGGTTGGTAGCTCACACAGTGCGCCAAAACCACCTAGGCCACCCATAACTTCAGGGCGACGGGTGCGCTTCACTGCGCCTTTAATTCGTTCAACGAGTGCATTACCTGCATCAATATCGACACCTGCATCTTTATAGCTGAGAGATGGATTATTACCGCTCACGGGGAAGTTCCTCGGTCTAGTTGGATATGAAAACGGCGCTATTCTACAGGGCTTAAAACAAAAAGGAAAACGTTTGCGTAAGATTTTTCTCCGGTTTTAGAGTCGGAAAAGTCGACAAAATAAGTGTATAATCCGCAGGTTTAAATTAATGAAGCCGGAGTTGGACATGAAAATTGTTGAAGTTAAGCACCCTCTTGTAAAACACAAACTTGGCCTGATGCGTGAAGGCGATATCAGCACTAAGCGTTTTCGCGAGCTTGCGACAGAAGTTGGCAGCTTGCTGACTTATGAAGCGACTTCTGACTTTGAAACCGAAAAAGTCACGATCGAAGGCTGGAATGGCCCTGTGCAAGTGGATCAGATCAAAGGTAAGAAAGTCACAGTCGTGCCAATCTTGCGTGCCGGCCTTGGCATGATGGATGGCGTGCTTGAGCACATCCCAAGTGCGCGTATCAGTGTCGTGGGTATTTACCGTGATGAAGAAACCCTAGAGCCTGTGCCTTACTTCAATAAGCTGGCTTCTAACATTGAAGAGCGTATTGCCCTAGTGGTTGACCCTATGCTGGCAACCGGTGGTTCTATGATCGCCACTATTGATCTACTGAAAGAGAAAGGCTGTAACCAGATTAAAGTTCTGGTGCTGGTGGCGGCTCCTGAAGGTATTGCTGCTCTGGAAAAAGCACACCCAGATGTTGAGCTTTACACAGCGGCTATCGATGAAAAGCTGAACGACAAAGGCTACATCGTCCCGGGTCTTGGTGACGCTGGCGACAAGATTTTTGGTACTAAGTGATCTTGAATGAGGAAGCCCAATGGCTTCCTCATTACTTTTCTGCGCAATACTTCCTGTCTATCTTTGAGATCTATCCCTACTTTTAATGCAATACCGTGCTAAAAAGTCGCGGATAAATGAATAGCCCTCACAGCACTGAGCGTTCTATCAGTTCTTTCTAACGCATTCCCAATAGTTAATGGCAACATAGTCAGTACTCGGTATGGTATATGGATTATTCGGGCCCATTACGTAAGGTACTAGGATTGATGGATGTGCTTCTGTCTCCACAAAAGCTGGAGCAGGGGAATGCAGTAAGTAGTGCTAGCAGGACGCTGATTATGACGCGAAAGAAATTTAGTTGGATTCTTGTCTCTTTAATTATATTTGGATTTTTTGTGACCAGTTTGGTCAGTTATAAAGTGGCTCACGATACGCTTGAGGAGCAAATCAATAAAGACTCGCTCCCTTTAACCAGCGACAACATCTATTCAGAAATCCAGCAGGATCTGATCCGCCCCATTTTTATCTCTTCTTTAATGGCACAAGATACTTTTGTGCGTGACTGGACATTGGCTGGGGAGCAAGAACCCGAACGAATCATCCGCTATTTGAGTGAGATTCAGCGCCAATATCAAACGATGTCGAGCTTCTACATTTCGGATCGTACTCACAACTATTATCACTACAGCGGAATGTTGAAGACCATCTCGGAATCGAACCCGAATGATGCTTGGTTTTTTCGGGTAAAAAATTCTGCGCCCGATAAACATTTCGAGGTGAATATTGATGTTGATACCGCCAACAGTCATCAAACGGTGGTGTTTGTTAACTACAAGGTTTTTGATTTCGAAAATCGTTTCCTGGGTGTGATTGGTGTGGGGTTGAGCTCCGATGCGGTTTCTGCGTTAGTGGAGAAATATCAAAAACGTTACAATCGGCATATCTATTTTATCAATGAGTTGGGAGAGGTCACTTTGCATGGCTCCAATCACCCTGGCTTTACACGGATTCAGGAGCGTGAAGGGCTGAAAACACTCTCAACCCAGATTTTGACGTCCCCTAGTGTGAGTGGGAGTTATTACGCCGATGGGCAAAAAGTCTATCTCAACAGTCGTTGGGTCGAAGAATTCCAGTGGTACATCATCGTTGAGCAGAAAGATGAATTTAACCAAGACATTTGGTTCAAAGCGATGCTGGGAAATTTAGTGATCAGTGCTTTGGTGGCGATTGCGGTATTAGGGCTTGCACAAATGAGCTTCCGAGGTTACCAAAAACGGCTAGAAGATATGGCGGTAAGAGATAAATTGACGGGCGCATACAGTCGACAAGTGTTTGAGGAGCTAGTTGAAGAGGCGATTTCTAATGCGGCGAAAGAGCAGCATCCTTTAAGTTTGGCTGTTATCGATCTTGACCATTTTAAGCAAGTGAATGATAACTATGGTCATCCGGTTGGGGATCTGGTTTTACAACGTGTGGTTGGGATATGTCAGCGTCATATTGAACAAGTGGGAACCTTGTGCCGCTGGGGCGGCGAAGAGTTTGTTGTTCTACTACCAGACATGCCGTTGCAAGAAGCGCATCAACGCATGGAGCAGATTCGACATGACATTGCGGTGATGAGCAGTAAACCACAGGTTACGGTGAGTATTGGTGTCGTTGAACACTCTCCGAATGAGAGCTTGCTGCAATTGTTTAATCGCGCAGATCAAGCCATGTACACGGCCAAAAATGAAGGCCGTAATAAAGTGGTTGGGTTATCGCTCTAGCCACAATAAAAATAGGGAAGCAATCAGCTTCCCTTTTTTTTATTGCATAGATAAATCGCTTATTTCGACTTTCTTAGGCTCAAGGTACCGCCGGTGCGTGGGGTTGGACGCGGGGCTGGTTTTGATGCTGTCGAAGAGTTGGATGGGGAGCTCTTTGGATGGCGCTGAGCTTTTTTCGAGTTGGGGGCATGACGAAACTCTTGCGCATTTTTACCGTGATAGGTTTTGGGGTTGCGGCGCGCTTTGGATTCTTTATTGGCTTCACGACTATCAAACAGCTTGGCATCGGTCGCACGCTTAATGCTGTCACCACTTTGTGCGACTCGTGAGGCTTCTTCCGTACCGCTGGAGTCTTCACACATAGCCAGAATCTCGCTCACTTCCGCTTCGCTTAAATAACGCCATTTACCGTTTGGAATCCCATCTAACGTGATGTTCATGATCCGCACTCGGCGCAGTTTAAATACCTCATAACCCAAGGCTTCACACATGCGGCGAATTTGGCGATTGAGGCCTTGTGTGAGCACGATGCGAAAAGAATACTGGGTTTCCTGAGTGACTTTACAAGGCAGAGTAACGGTATCGAGAATGTTCACTCCAGATGCCATCTGACGGATAAATTCAGGCGTAATGGGTTTATCGACTCGAACCACGTACTCTTTTTCGTGGTTATTACCTGCACGCAGGATTTTATTCACGATATCGCCATCATTGGTTAGGAAGATCAGTCCGTCAGACGGCTTATCTAAACGACCAATCGGGAAAATGCGTTTGTGGTGACCAATAAAGTCAACAATATTCCCCGGAACATCGCGCTCCGTAGTACAGGTAATGCCTGTTGGTTTGTTTAACGCAATATAGATAGGGCGTTCTTTGCTGCGTAGCGGCTTGCCATCAATACACACTTCATCTTGTTCGGTGACTTTACTTCCGACTTCTGGCTGGGCGCCATTGAGGGTGACGCGGCCTTGTTCAATCAGTTTGTCAGCCTCACGGCGTGAGCAAAAACCCGTTTCACTGATGAATTTATTAAGGCGTTTTTCAATAGGTTGGGACATACAATCTCCTAACGTTTCACAACGGATGGTGCACAAAATCCGCGCATTCTAACAGCTTTGCCTGCTTAGCCAAGACGTTTCTGATGACGCTCTCGGTTTTCCGCTTTTTTCTCCGCACTCTTACGAAGTAATACATAAACCGCGCCGGTGCCTCCATGTAAACGTTGAGCAGAATGAGCACACTGCACTTCGCTAATTTGAGTCAGCCAATGGCTGACAAAACTCTTCATTAATGCGGGAGGGGTAGATCGTTTGCCTCGACCATGCACAATCAACAAGGTACGAATATCCATCGCCATACACTGGCGAATAAATTGAATCACCTCACTGCGTGCTTCTTTAAGCGTTTTTCGATGTAAGTCTAAGCGTGCTTGAATGGGGTATTTGCCCAATCTGAGTTTGCGGTAAACGCCATCTTGTACCCCATCACGCTTAAATTCGAGCATGTCATCAGGCTTAAGCATGGGGGCATGATCGATGGATAGCGCCTCGGGGTCATGGTCAGCCAAGTTCACTGCCGCTTCACGTTTAGCCAGTTGAGCTTCGGTGACTTGGTGGGCTTTTTTGAGTTCAACGGTATCATGAGTAATGGTTTTTACATCGCCCATCATTTGTTGAAAAAGTTCGAGTTCATCTTGCGACATAACAGCACATCAAAGTTATTTCACATGGTGCTGATTATATACCGCTAATTTGGCAAGTTGCACTGAGTTGAGCGGGGAAAGGGCGTGATGCAGAGTATGAGTGCACAATAAAAAACCGGAGCAGACACGCAGTCGGCTCCGGTGCATAGCGTTGTTCTATTTTTCAATAGAGGCTAGCGATCTAGTGAGGAGATTTGTCGTTCATTACTTTGTAGATGAAGAAACCGCCATAGAACAGCATAAGACCTAGAGCGCCAAAGATGACTATCATTGAAGAGAGTCCAACTGCATTACCAAAAAGAAGATTGAGCCAGAAGTCCATGTTTCCTCCAAAGTGTTGAAGACGGAGTAACGTTAAATTCTGGCTACATTTTCAGCACTGATCTGGATCAATTGTGTTGCATAGGTTGCCAATATGTTTCTTGTGTTGAGTTGTGAGTCACATTTTTTTCGTGCTTTGGTGGTGTTTTGAGCGAACGGTTTAAACCATGCAGAAAGTCTGGCTTAAAGGGTTGCGTTTCCGAAAATGGCGAGTAATATACGCAGCGTTCCGGTGAATAGCGCAGTTTGGTAGCGCATCTGGTTTGGGACCAGAGGGTCGGGGGTTCGAATCCCTCTTCACCGACCATATTTAAGGCCTCAGCATTTATGCTGGGGCCTTTTTGCTTTACATCGTGCACGTTATAAAAATGAGCAGGTTGCTGTTTGGCTTTGGTTAAGTTGCTTGATGCTAAAGCCTTTTTGCTCAAGAAAACTGAGTAAGCTTTGCTTGCCAATCAGATGCAAAGTGCCGACCACCACTACATAAGGCTTACCTTGTTGTGGTAAGAAGTGAGGTTGAGTGAGCTTCTCTGCCCAATCCTTATTACGCTCGGTGAGCATTTGGGCTTCCAACTCAACGGACATACCCGTGAGTGTGAGCATTTGTAGCAAACTCTTCTCATCTCCTCTTTTCCAGCTTTCAATCATGCACGCGGTGAGTTTGGTATTGTTTTCCCATTCATCGAGCAAACTCACTAATAATTCCTTCCCTGAATTAGGTAAATGCGCTAACAGATCCACTTGAAATTGTAAGGTTTCTAGACTGATCACCGGCAGTTGATCTTGCTCAGCTTGGTGCATGAAATAAAGGTCGATGCCACGTTCGGCTTGATAACCCATCTCTAAAAATTGGTGCATTTGCAAGATAAGACTGGCTGACCAAGGGGGCAGTTGGCGGATCTGCTGGGCATCCAACCTCAGTTGTTGCGCAATCCCATCTAACACAAACAGTTGTTCATCACTCAAGACTTGCTCACTGCTTACTTTAGTTGTTGGTAAGGTGACATTGGATTGGTGACGGATATCAGTTTCCACTACTAAGCCTGCACTCTGTTTCAGCTCTTGCGTGAGTGGGTTAGGCAATGGATAAAGCTGATCACTGCCTACATGGAGAGAGCCGAAGAGGATCAGTTGTGTCGAGCCTTTGGTTGCAGACCAGTACAGCGGTTCTGCGTGGAGCGGTGGGATAAACAGCCATAAAAGACAGAAGGCGAATCGGTTTCGCATGGAATGAGTGAACTCCTTTAGGTTCGACAAAAACGTTACTTTAGCAGTGAATTAACGGATTTGACGGGGCCAGAATCATGATGAAGCTCACATCTTGTCGATTTGTTCGAGCGAACTCACGATTTGTTGCCGCGATCTTGTGTGATTCCGATCAGCTTTCTTTGCGTAACGCGGATTACTAAGTGTGATCTGGATTGGAAGAAATCTCGTCAAAAATGAAGTGTCGATTTTGACGTTGTTTCTATCATTTTGAAATTTAATGGTTTTTATCTTATGTCAATTTGTAAAGTTTGAACATGATCACTTGGCTAAAGGATTAATTTTGCGCTTAGAAAAAAGTGCCGCTAAATATCCCTGAATTTTAGGTAAAGCCATTGGCTGATGTCGTTGTGAGATTGGGTGCAGGCAGAGCATCCCTCATCGTTAACCAATTTAGGGTAATCATTATGCTGAAAAAGAGTCTTGTCTCGATTGCGGTATTCACTTCATTAAGTGGCTGCGCACTCAATACCACCTCACCACAAGACGTGGTGGATACATTAGCGAATAACTTGGATGTGCAATACCAAGTGGTCAACAATCACGGCGCGGATACCGGTTTGGCTTGTCAAACTCTAGAAGCTGAGTGGGCTTCTTGTAACCAAGTGAATATGACCTTGGTTAACCGCGGTGAGGCGGTTAATTCAAAAGATTGGGCCATTTACTTCCACAGTATTCGCTTGATCCTCGATGTAGGTAATGACCAGTTCAAAATTACTCGCGTAACAGGCGACCTACATAAACTGGAACCTACCGATAAGTTTGATGGTTTTGCCGCAGGTGAAACAGTGACTCTACCGCTGATTGGTGAATACTGGACTCTGTTTGATACTGACTTTATGCCACGCGCTTTTGTAACCGCACCGGATGCCGAGCCAAAAGTGGTTGCTTCTTTGAACACGGAAGATGTGGACAGCTTTGTGTCTGGCCTAGAGGGTGAAAACCTTAAGCGCACTCCTAGCGATAACAATGTATTCGCTCAAGCGCTGTCTCGCTTTGAAAAGAACAGTGATGTTGCGCTGCAAGATGTGACACACGCACTCATCCCAACGCCACTGCAAGTGAAATCGCATAGCGGATCAGTCTCTATCGCGAAAGGTATCGCGCTGCCAAGCAAAGCGTTTGACGGTGAACAAATGCAAGCGCTGAATGAGCGTGCACAACTGCTTGGCGTGAACTTAAAAGGCGTAATGCCTGCGCAAGTGGTTATCAACCCTAAATCATTTAAAGGTGAGCTGGCCAAATCTGGTGCTTACCGTTTAGCGATTACGGATAAAGCCGTCAAAGTTACCGCTTTTGACCAAGCGGGTGCATTCTATGCGATGCAATCGGTGCTGGGTTTAGTCGATATGGCGGATGCGACTCAACTGCCAAAAGTTGAAATCGTCGATGCTCCTCGTTTTGATTATCGCGGTGTGATGGTGGATGTGGCGCGTAACTTCCACTCGAAACAAGCGATTCTAGCGACCTTGGATCAAATGGCGGCTTACAAAATGAATAAGCTGCATCTCCATCTGACCGATGACGAAGGCTGGCGTATTGAAATCCCAGGATTGCCAGAGCTTACTGACATCGGCGCTCAACGCTGTTTTGACCCGAGTGAAACAGAATGTGTATTGCCACAATTGGGTTCTGGTCCAAACGCCGATAACTTTGGCTCTGGTTATTTCACCAAGCAAGATTATTTAGAGATCCTGCAATACGCGAAAGCTCGTCATATCGAAGTGATCCCAGAAATTGATATGCCAGCGCACGCTCGTGCGGCCGTGGTTTCAATGGAAGCGCGTTACCAACGTTTAATGCAAGAGGGCAATGAGGCGGCGGCCAATGAGTTCCGTTTGCTGGATCCGCAAGATACCTCTAACGTCACCACAGTACAGTTCTATGACCGCATGAGCTTTATCAACCCATGCTTAGATTCGTCAAAGCGCTTTGTGGATAAAGTGATCTCTGAGATTGCGACGATGCACCAAGCGGCGGGTATGCCTCTGACAACGTGGCACTTTGGTGGCGATGAAGCGAAAAACATCAAGCTTGGCGCAGGCTTCCAAGATGTGAATACCCAAGAGCCAGTAAGTTGGAAAGGCAACTTGGATCTGAGCAAGCAAGATAAGCCTTTTGCGCGTTCGCCGCAGTGTCAAAACTTGATTGCAACAGGTGCGGTGAGTGATTTCGGCCATTTACCAAGCTACTTTGCTGAGCAAGTGTCTAAGTTGGTTGCCGAGAAAGGTATTGCTAACTTCCAAGCATGGCAAGATGGCTTGAAATACAGCGAAGGCGAAAAAGCGTTCGCAACCGAAAACACGCGTGTGAACTTCTGGGATGTTCTGTACTGGGGCGGTTCTGCTTCTGCCTATGAATGGGCTGAGAAAGGTTACGATGTGATCATCTCTAACCCTGACTACGTTTACATGGATATGCCTTACGAAGTGGATCCTAAAGAGCGTGGTTATTACTGGGCAACCCGTGCAACTGATACACGTAAGATGTTTGGTTTTGCACCGGAAAACTTGCCACAAAATGCAGAAACTTCATTGGATCGTGATGGCAATGGCTTCAGCGGTAAAGGCGAAGTGAAAGGTAAGCCTTTCTATGGTCTGTCTGCGCAGCTTTGGTCTGAAACGGTACGTACCGATGAGCAATATGAATACATGGTATTCCCTCGTGTGCTCGCAGCCGCTGAGCGTGCATGGCATCGTGCGGATTGGGAAAATACTTACAAAGCCGGCGTCGAATATTCGCAAGAGACTCAGTTGGTTAACGATAAAGCGCTGAATGCAGATTGGAATCGCTTTGCTAACGTATTGGGTCAACGTGAGCTGGCCAAACTTGAGAAAGCAGGCATTGATTACCGCCTCCCAGTTCCGGGAGCTAAGATCGAGAACGGTCATTTGGCCATGAACGTTCAGTTCCCAGGTGTCACGCTGCAATACTCACTGGATGGTCAAACTTGGTTGGATTATGACGCGAAGCAAGCGCCAAAAGTGAACGGAGAAGTTTGGATTCGCTCTGTTTCTGCCAGCGGTGAGCGTACCAGCCGAGTGACTTCGCTAAAATAATCGAACACTCATTTCACTGAATGGATAATGAAAGCCTCCGCATGCGGAGGCTTTTCTTTTGTCTTTTTTCTAGAAGAAAAAGTTATGAGACAGCGCTTTGTGTCTAGCCTTTTATTCTCTTCGATAAAAAGGAGAGATCAGTTTCCTTTATGGAAACGGTATTCAAACACTTGGCCGCGCTCATTAAAGGCGTATACCGCGTAGCTGTCTTTCTTATCGCCATATTCCATACCCGGTGAACCCATAGGCATTCCCGGAACTGCTAACCCTTTCGCATTTTTCGGTGGGTTTGCCAGAAAGTCTTTAATGTCTTGCGCTGGAATGTGACCTTCAAAGACATAACCGCCGATCTCTGCGGTATGGCAAGAGGCCAGTTTTGGTTTTACCCCCAGTTGTTGCTTAATCCCATTCATGTCGTCATGCAGGACTTCTTTAACCGTAAAACCATTTTCTTCCATGTGTTTGGTCCATTCGGTGCAACAACCACAGTAAGGTGATTTGTGATTCACTACATCAACGGCAAGCGCTTGCCCTGAAAATGTAGCCAATAGGGCGAGTGTCATAATTGATCGTTTCATGATTTACCTCATTGAGAATGTTGGTCGAAAGAAATTTTGCTCCAGCGCAGTCGATTCGCATTGCTGACTACGGTAATGGAGGAGAGCGCCATCGCCGCACCGGCGACAACTGGGCTGAGTAAAAATCCAAACGCTGGGTAAAGCACACCCGCCGCGATAGGAATGCCCAGCGTGTTGTAAATAAATGCGCCAAACAGGTTCTGCTTCATATTGCGCACGGTGGCTTGAGAAAGCTCAATCGCACTGACCACACTGGTTGGCGATGAGTTCAAAAGTGTCATCTGTGCGCTCTCGATCGCCACATCACTGCCACTACCCATTGCAATACCAATGTCAGCCAGCGCTAAAGCTGGGGCATCATTAATCCCATCGCCAATCATGGCGACTTTACGGCCTTGTTGTTGCAAAGCTTGAATGTGCTGCGCTTTTTGGTCTGGCAGCACTTGCGCTATCACTTGCGAGATACCGAGCTCTTTGGCAATCGCATTGGCAACCGAAGCGTGATCGCCAGTCAGCATCACGGTATGAATTCCAAGCTCATTGAGCTTACGTACCGCTTGTGCTGAGGTGGGTTTGATCGGATCGGCAATGGCTAATACACCTTGCAACATGCCGCGATAAGCCACTGCAACCGGAGTCCATACTTGTGCTGCAAACTGCTCTAGAGTCGATTCAGCCATCGACAAATCAATGCCTTGCTCTTTCATAAAAGTCAATGAGCCGACAAGCACGGTTTGATTTTGGTAATCGGCTGAGAGGCCACGCCCACGTTGGTTAGTGAATTGGCTGATCTCCACAGGGCTAATATTGCGCTGTTTCGCGTAATCACAGATCGCTTTAGCCAGTGGGTGTTCAGATTGCTGCTCAAGGGCATAGGCTAGGGCAAGTAATTGGTTTTCATCACCCTGCATGACATGCAGTGATTGAATACTCGGTTTGCCTAAGGTCAGAGTCCCCGTTTTATCAAACACGACGGTATCTACCTGACTTGCGGTCTGCAGTACATTGGCATCGCGAATCAAAATACCCATCTCTGCCGCCTTGCCGATACCCACGGTAATGGAGAGCGGAGTGGCAAGCCCCAAAGCACAAGGGCAGGCAATGATCAGCACAGTCGTCGCAACGACTAGCATGTAACTGGCTTTAGGATCTGGGCCATACAGATACCAAAGTGCGGCAGACAAGATGGCAATGAACACCACGACAGGGACGAAGACGGACGAAATCTGGTCTGCTAAACGAGCCATCGCAGGTTTACTGCTTTGCGCTTGTCTTACCAGCTGGATAATACGAGCCAGCATAGTTTCCGAACCAATGCCAGTAGCAGTGATCACTAAGCTGCCATCTTGGTTCAGAGTACCTGCCGCCAC is a genomic window containing:
- a CDS encoding DUF411 domain-containing protein, which gives rise to MKRSIMTLALLATFSGQALAVDVVNHKSPYCGCCTEWTKHMEENGFTVKEVLHDDMNGIKQQLGVKPKLASCHTAEIGGYVFEGHIPAQDIKDFLANPPKNAKGLAVPGMPMGSPGMEYGDKKDSYAVYAFNERGQVFEYRFHKGN
- the copA gene encoding copper-translocating P-type ATPase CopA translates to MNYFALPLRGLNCMGCARKLERQLNQDLTVEIETLTPTSIELHTNATLNEVLTSIESLGYQGGTEQTYQLQGLNCGRCVNKLTTHLNAQAKIAKLQVSKDQLSLVTTLNAEQVKALVAEVGYQAIEVTQAPAASIDEKKTDTPDAKNSSNTEPTEASSQTLSLLIKGMTCASCVASVEKALLSVEGVQSAQVNLAEQSALVKANFANPQPLLNAIQSAGYQAEILDDPAQQQAKQQAQLDALQKEHKQSALLGIALGAPLMLWGVFGGNMMIRNSSDQMVWGGIGVISFALLLTAGRHFFINAWQALTHGRATMDTLVALGTGAAWFYSMLVVAWPQAFPDAARHVYFEATAMIIGLISLGHYIETKAKSNTNRSLQALLNLQPQQATLVTEQGDQSIAVADIQMGMSLRIKPGEQVPVDGVVSTGHSYLDESMLTGEPIPVLKEAGAKVAAGTLNQDGSLVITATGIGSETMLARIIQLVRQAQSSKPAMARLADQISSVFVPVVVFIAILSAALWYLYGPDPKASYMLVVATTVLIIACPCALGLATPLSITVGIGKAAEMGILIRDANVLQTASQVDTVVFDKTGTLTLGKPSIQSLHVMQGDENQLLALAYALEQQSEHPLAKAICDYAKQRNISPVEISQFTNQRGRGLSADYQNQTVLVGSLTFMKEQGIDLSMAESTLEQFAAQVWTPVAVAYRGMLQGVLAIADPIKPTSAQAVRKLNELGIHTVMLTGDHASVANAIAKELGISQVIAQVLPDQKAQHIQALQQQGRKVAMIGDGINDAPALALADIGIAMGSGSDVAIESAQMTLLNSSPTSVVSAIELSQATVRNMKQNLFGAFIYNTLGIPIAAGVLYPAFGFLLSPVVAGAAMALSSITVVSNANRLRWSKISFDQHSQ
- a CDS encoding beta-N-acetylhexosaminidase; amino-acid sequence: MLKKSLVSIAVFTSLSGCALNTTSPQDVVDTLANNLDVQYQVVNNHGADTGLACQTLEAEWASCNQVNMTLVNRGEAVNSKDWAIYFHSIRLILDVGNDQFKITRVTGDLHKLEPTDKFDGFAAGETVTLPLIGEYWTLFDTDFMPRAFVTAPDAEPKVVASLNTEDVDSFVSGLEGENLKRTPSDNNVFAQALSRFEKNSDVALQDVTHALIPTPLQVKSHSGSVSIAKGIALPSKAFDGEQMQALNERAQLLGVNLKGVMPAQVVINPKSFKGELAKSGAYRLAITDKAVKVTAFDQAGAFYAMQSVLGLVDMADATQLPKVEIVDAPRFDYRGVMVDVARNFHSKQAILATLDQMAAYKMNKLHLHLTDDEGWRIEIPGLPELTDIGAQRCFDPSETECVLPQLGSGPNADNFGSGYFTKQDYLEILQYAKARHIEVIPEIDMPAHARAAVVSMEARYQRLMQEGNEAAANEFRLLDPQDTSNVTTVQFYDRMSFINPCLDSSKRFVDKVISEIATMHQAAGMPLTTWHFGGDEAKNIKLGAGFQDVNTQEPVSWKGNLDLSKQDKPFARSPQCQNLIATGAVSDFGHLPSYFAEQVSKLVAEKGIANFQAWQDGLKYSEGEKAFATENTRVNFWDVLYWGGSASAYEWAEKGYDVIISNPDYVYMDMPYEVDPKERGYYWATRATDTRKMFGFAPENLPQNAETSLDRDGNGFSGKGEVKGKPFYGLSAQLWSETVRTDEQYEYMVFPRVLAAAERAWHRADWENTYKAGVEYSQETQLVNDKALNADWNRFANVLGQRELAKLEKAGIDYRLPVPGAKIENGHLAMNVQFPGVTLQYSLDGQTWLDYDAKQAPKVNGEVWIRSVSASGERTSRVTSLK